The Lactobacillus sp. CBA3605 genome contains a region encoding:
- a CDS encoding RluA family pseudouridine synthase, translating into MQWTKQFKLSAALDQQTVRDCLKIWLIPKRIQGQLRQGRRIWLNDCPASVATIVHTNDRLTLQFLPTDFRTPVSSYQPDVAGAVPILYQNTDLLVINKPAGLKAHPNQPGERGSVLNHLAADLQTTGQVPYMVHRLDQMTSGAMLVALNPVVVPILDRLISTKQIHRTYYAWVRGHFDHLTGQFTDPIGHDPIDQRKRWINTVDAQTALTDYQVIQTTRYQTLVKLDLHTGRTHQLRVHLAANDHPIIGDPLYDDAYQSAPRLLLHAWQLHLTLPFTATAVTVTAPLPASFADLTQLDHF; encoded by the coding sequence GTGCAATGGACCAAGCAATTTAAGCTCTCAGCAGCTCTTGATCAACAAACCGTGCGTGACTGCTTAAAAATATGGCTAATTCCTAAACGCATCCAAGGACAATTACGACAAGGGCGCCGCATCTGGCTCAATGATTGCCCCGCCTCGGTCGCAACCATTGTTCATACGAATGACCGTTTAACTTTACAATTTTTACCAACTGATTTTCGGACCCCAGTTTCTAGTTATCAACCAGATGTTGCGGGGGCCGTCCCCATCCTCTATCAAAACACAGATTTGCTCGTCATCAACAAACCTGCTGGCTTAAAGGCCCACCCCAATCAACCGGGTGAACGGGGGTCGGTTTTAAACCATTTGGCTGCGGATCTGCAAACGACCGGGCAAGTCCCTTACATGGTCCATCGACTCGACCAAATGACATCCGGTGCTATGCTAGTGGCCTTAAATCCGGTGGTCGTCCCAATCCTTGATCGTTTGATCAGTACCAAACAAATTCACCGGACTTATTATGCTTGGGTTCGTGGCCATTTTGATCACCTCACCGGACAGTTCACCGACCCTATCGGCCATGACCCGATTGATCAGCGCAAACGCTGGATTAATACGGTCGACGCCCAGACTGCGCTGACTGACTATCAAGTTATCCAGACAACTCGGTACCAAACCTTGGTTAAGCTTGACCTCCATACTGGCCGTACCCATCAATTACGCGTTCATCTCGCAGCTAACGATCACCCCATCATCGGTGATCCACTTTATGACGACGCGTATCAATCAGCGCCGCGCTTATTGTTGCATGCTTGGCAACTACATCTCACGTTACCATTTACGGCGACTGCAGTGACAGTTACCGCACCGTTACCTGCCAGCTTTGCTGATTTAACCCAGCTAGACCATTTTTAA
- a CDS encoding MFS transporter produces the protein MGNKKRFDWILLIILFSYFMILLDNSIIFTGTVKIAQDLQLNQQTLSWVSSAYSLTFGGFLLLGGRAGDLFGRRRVFQVGLVIFGIGSLVVGLSVNATMIIAARAFQGIGSAILAPTTLAILMDTYTGPARVRAIAYYGAMAGIGASVSLVIGGVFASLLTWRIGFFINVPISIWMYALAVRDLKADHGQSGTLDWLGTLTSLIGMSALVYSIVGDWAQGPALLIAVIALAGFIYQERRTAQPIMPLHLFVDRERLGAYLGRFLYLGAMLGFWFITPQLMQQQLGFSALMAGVAFFPLTIVNFIVALQVARLTVKWGNGGLLVIGITLTLIGMFWMSFFTKTVGYWWGIAAPMVVIGIGQGLSLSPFTAAGVAHTQGADAGAASGVVNVMHQIGGSVGLSILVTTQSLAHTQIIGFQQAILVGSGLLLLALLAAIFLIVPGERQ, from the coding sequence ATGGGTAATAAAAAAAGATTCGATTGGATTTTATTAATTATTTTGTTTAGTTATTTTATGATTTTGCTAGATAATTCTATTATTTTCACGGGAACAGTGAAAATCGCACAGGATTTACAGTTGAATCAGCAGACACTTTCTTGGGTTAGTAGTGCTTATTCGCTAACTTTCGGTGGCTTTCTACTATTAGGCGGTCGTGCGGGTGATTTATTCGGGCGTCGGCGGGTCTTCCAAGTTGGGTTAGTTATTTTTGGCATTGGCTCATTAGTCGTGGGCTTGTCAGTGAACGCCACGATGATAATTGCTGCCCGCGCTTTCCAAGGGATCGGTTCAGCAATTTTAGCGCCAACTACCTTGGCAATTTTGATGGATACGTATACTGGACCAGCTCGAGTTCGCGCAATTGCTTATTATGGTGCAATGGCTGGGATTGGTGCCAGTGTGAGTTTGGTCATTGGTGGCGTGTTTGCGAGTCTTTTAACTTGGCGTATTGGTTTTTTCATTAATGTGCCAATTAGTATTTGGATGTATGCCTTAGCAGTTCGTGATTTGAAAGCGGACCATGGTCAAAGTGGCACCTTGGATTGGCTAGGGACTTTGACGTCCTTAATCGGCATGAGTGCGTTGGTCTATAGTATTGTTGGTGATTGGGCTCAGGGACCAGCATTACTTATTGCTGTCATCGCCTTAGCCGGATTTATTTATCAGGAACGACGAACGGCGCAACCGATTATGCCGTTACATTTATTCGTGGATCGTGAACGGCTTGGGGCCTATCTAGGTCGCTTTCTTTACCTGGGTGCGATGCTAGGATTTTGGTTTATTACCCCGCAATTAATGCAACAGCAATTGGGATTTAGTGCGTTGATGGCGGGTGTGGCCTTTTTTCCACTGACGATTGTGAACTTTATTGTTGCCTTGCAAGTGGCCCGCTTAACGGTTAAATGGGGCAATGGCGGTCTACTGGTGATTGGGATTACGCTAACCTTAATTGGCATGTTCTGGATGAGCTTCTTTACCAAAACAGTTGGTTATTGGTGGGGGATTGCGGCGCCGATGGTCGTGATTGGCATTGGTCAAGGCTTATCTTTAAGTCCCTTTACGGCTGCTGGTGTTGCACATACGCAAGGTGCTGACGCTGGAGCGGCTTCAGGTGTTGTTAATGTGATGCATCAAATCGGGGGTTCCGTTGGGCTATCGATTCTAGTGACCACTCAAAGTTTAGCCCATACGCAAATTATTGGTTTTCAGCAAGCCATTTTGGTCGGTTCCGGACTATTATTATTGGCTTTATTAGCTGCTATTTTCTTAATTGTACCGGGCGAACGCCAGTAA
- a CDS encoding phosphoketolase encodes MATDYSSPAYLQEVDKYWRAANYLSVGQLYLKDNPLLQRPLKASDVKVHPIGHWGTIAGQNFIYAHLNRVINKYNLKMFYVEGPGHGGQVMVSNSYLDGTYTDIYPEITQDKTGMQKLFKQFSFPGGVASHAAPETPGSIHEGGELGYSISHGTGAILDNPDEIAAVVVGDGESETGPLATSWQSTKFINPINDGAVLPILNLNGFKISNPTLFGRTSDAKIRQYFESMNWEPIFVTGDDPEKVHPLLAKAMDEAIEKIKAIQKNARENNDPSLPVWPMIVFRAPKGWTGPKSWDGEKIEGSFRAHQIPIPVDQLDMEHADALVDWLESYKPTELFNDDGTLKADIAAIMPTGQSRMAANPITNGGVDPKALNLPSFRDYAVDTTQRGANVKQDMLVWSDYLRDVIKQNPDNFRLFGPDETMSNRLYGIFEATNRQWLEDIHPDSDQYEAPAGRVLDAQLSEHQAEGWLEGYVLTGRHGLFASYEAFLRVVDSMLTQHFKWLRKANELDWRKKYPSLNIIAASTVFQQDHNGYTHQDPGALTHLAEKKPEYIREYLPADANTLLAVGDVILRSQEKINYVVTSKHPRQQWFSIEEAKQLVDNGLGIVDWASTDQGSEPDIVFATAGTEPTLEALAAVQLLHTNFPTMKIRFVNVVDLLKLRSPKHDPRGLSDEEFDHYFTKNKPVVFAFHGYEDLIRDIFFDRHNHNLYVHGYRENGDITTPFDVRVMNQMDRFDLAKTAIAAQPAMEDQGAAFVQSMDNMLAKHNAYIRDAGTDLPEVNDWQWKGLK; translated from the coding sequence ATGGCTACAGATTACTCATCACCAGCATATTTGCAAGAAGTTGACAAGTATTGGCGTGCTGCCAACTACTTATCAGTTGGTCAACTTTATTTAAAAGATAATCCATTATTACAACGGCCTTTAAAGGCGAGCGACGTTAAAGTTCATCCAATCGGTCATTGGGGAACCATTGCCGGTCAAAACTTTATTTATGCCCATTTAAATCGGGTCATTAATAAATATAATTTGAAGATGTTTTACGTTGAAGGTCCCGGTCATGGTGGTCAAGTGATGGTTTCTAACTCATACTTGGATGGCACGTATACCGATATTTATCCTGAAATTACGCAAGACAAAACTGGGATGCAGAAATTGTTCAAGCAGTTCTCATTCCCAGGGGGCGTGGCGTCACATGCGGCGCCTGAAACACCTGGTTCAATCCATGAAGGTGGCGAACTCGGTTACTCTATCTCACACGGTACTGGTGCGATTTTAGATAATCCTGACGAAATTGCGGCAGTGGTCGTTGGTGACGGTGAATCCGAAACGGGGCCATTGGCAACTTCTTGGCAATCAACGAAGTTTATTAATCCAATTAATGATGGGGCAGTTTTACCAATCTTAAATCTTAATGGTTTTAAGATTTCCAACCCAACGTTGTTTGGTCGGACTTCAGATGCCAAAATCAGACAATACTTTGAAAGTATGAACTGGGAACCTATCTTTGTAACAGGCGATGATCCTGAAAAAGTGCATCCATTATTGGCCAAAGCCATGGATGAAGCGATTGAAAAGATTAAAGCCATCCAAAAGAATGCTCGTGAAAATAACGATCCAAGCTTGCCTGTTTGGCCAATGATCGTCTTCCGCGCACCTAAAGGCTGGACAGGTCCTAAGTCATGGGATGGCGAAAAGATTGAAGGATCATTCCGGGCACATCAAATTCCAATTCCAGTTGATCAACTTGATATGGAACATGCTGATGCCTTAGTTGATTGGCTCGAATCATACAAGCCAACGGAACTCTTCAATGACGACGGGACTTTGAAGGCTGATATTGCGGCGATTATGCCAACCGGTCAAAGTCGGATGGCTGCTAACCCAATCACCAATGGTGGGGTTGATCCAAAAGCTTTGAATTTGCCGAGTTTCCGAGATTACGCTGTTGATACGACGCAACGCGGCGCCAACGTTAAGCAAGACATGCTTGTCTGGTCAGATTACTTGCGTGACGTTATCAAGCAAAATCCAGATAATTTCCGATTATTTGGACCAGACGAGACGATGTCAAATCGGTTATACGGTATTTTTGAAGCGACTAATCGGCAATGGCTTGAAGATATTCATCCAGATAGTGATCAATATGAAGCACCAGCTGGCCGAGTTTTAGATGCTCAGTTATCTGAACATCAAGCTGAAGGCTGGCTTGAAGGCTATGTCCTAACTGGTCGTCATGGTTTATTTGCAAGTTATGAAGCTTTCTTGCGCGTTGTGGATTCAATGTTAACGCAACACTTCAAGTGGTTACGGAAGGCCAATGAACTTGATTGGCGCAAAAAGTATCCTTCATTGAACATTATCGCTGCTTCAACGGTATTCCAACAAGATCATAATGGGTATACCCATCAAGATCCAGGTGCTTTGACGCATTTGGCTGAAAAGAAACCTGAATATATTCGGGAATATTTACCAGCCGATGCGAATACGTTATTGGCAGTTGGTGATGTGATTTTACGAAGCCAAGAAAAGATTAATTACGTGGTAACGTCCAAGCATCCACGCCAACAATGGTTTAGTATTGAAGAAGCTAAACAATTAGTTGACAATGGTCTAGGGATTGTTGATTGGGCTAGCACCGACCAAGGTAGTGAACCAGATATTGTGTTTGCAACGGCCGGTACGGAACCAACCTTGGAAGCTTTAGCGGCGGTGCAACTCTTACACACGAACTTCCCAACCATGAAGATTCGGTTTGTTAACGTGGTTGATCTATTGAAGTTGCGGAGTCCTAAGCACGATCCACGGGGCTTGTCCGATGAAGAATTTGATCATTACTTTACGAAAAACAAACCAGTTGTCTTTGCGTTCCATGGTTACGAAGATTTGATTCGTGATATCTTCTTTGATCGTCACAATCATAATCTGTACGTACATGGCTACCGTGAAAATGGTGATATTACAACGCCATTTGATGTCCGGGTCATGAACCAAATGGACCGTTTCGACCTAGCTAAGACCGCAATTGCGGCGCAACCAGCGATGGAAGATCAAGGGGCTGCCTTTGTTCAGAGTATGGATAATATGCTGGCTAAGCACAATGCTTATATTCGCGATGCCGGTACTGATTTACCAGAAGTTAATGATTGGCAGTGGAAAGGCCTGAAATAA
- a CDS encoding MerR family transcriptional regulator gives MSYTIQAVAKKMNVSTYSIRYYHDHGMLPFVKRDENNNRIFDDTDLEWLKVIICLRSTGMPVERIQHYLQLVQQGETTVPERYEMMKAQQERTLGEINDLQNHLKTINVKVDHYADVLINHKVDNFVPSNMAEATEHDVYQENQP, from the coding sequence TTGTCCTATACTATCCAAGCAGTTGCTAAAAAAATGAACGTCTCAACTTACAGCATCCGCTACTACCATGACCACGGAATGTTGCCGTTCGTCAAACGTGATGAAAATAATAATCGAATTTTTGATGATACTGATTTGGAATGGCTCAAAGTCATTATCTGCCTACGCTCGACTGGGATGCCGGTTGAACGCATTCAGCATTATCTACAGCTCGTCCAACAAGGCGAAACCACCGTTCCTGAACGCTACGAGATGATGAAAGCACAACAGGAACGCACGTTAGGTGAGATTAACGATCTCCAGAATCATTTAAAAACCATTAATGTAAAAGTCGACCATTATGCCGACGTCTTGATTAATCATAAAGTGGATAACTTCGTGCCTTCCAACATGGCAGAAGCTACTGAACACGACGTTTATCAAGAAAATCAACCTTAA
- a CDS encoding NAD(P)H-binding protein, whose amino-acid sequence MQKVLILGATGSVGAITRDYLLAHSDDQLTLFSRRANQLVTDDGRETVIQGDVNQVAQLATAMAGQTVVFAALSGQLALMAQHIIAAMHQAKVKRLIFISSMGIYNEIPAHLGAEGNLASNSMLQTYRAAADVIEASDLDYTIVRPGWFDNGRDDYEVTQKGDPFGGQLVSRRAIADLVMHAADDQAYLKESVGINRPE is encoded by the coding sequence ATGCAAAAAGTTTTAATTTTAGGCGCGACTGGTTCAGTTGGAGCGATTACCCGGGATTACTTATTAGCCCACAGTGATGATCAATTGACGTTGTTCTCACGGCGTGCCAATCAACTAGTTACCGATGATGGTCGTGAAACGGTGATTCAAGGCGATGTTAATCAAGTTGCACAATTAGCAACCGCCATGGCTGGTCAAACGGTGGTTTTTGCTGCTTTAAGCGGTCAGTTAGCGTTAATGGCACAACATATTATTGCTGCCATGCATCAAGCTAAGGTGAAACGACTCATTTTTATTAGTTCGATGGGAATTTACAATGAAATTCCAGCCCATCTTGGCGCTGAGGGTAACTTGGCCAGTAATTCGATGTTGCAGACTTATCGTGCGGCCGCAGATGTGATTGAAGCTTCCGATTTAGACTATACCATTGTGCGTCCCGGTTGGTTTGACAATGGTCGTGATGATTATGAAGTCACACAAAAGGGCGATCCATTTGGCGGACAGCTAGTTTCGCGGCGGGCGATTGCTGATTTAGTCATGCATGCGGCCGATGATCAAGCATATCTTAAGGAAAGTGTCGGCATTAATCGGCCGGAATGA
- a CDS encoding lipoate--protein ligase, protein MYYVSMKDHEIGRNLATEQYLMNNVEFDEPLVLFYYEEPCIIVGRNQNTLEEINADYVREHNITVTRRLSGGGAVYQDLGNLCFSFVVDSDSQEFGDFKTFTQPIIDVLHDMGATTATVSGRNDLLVDGKKFSGNAMYSRNGKTFSHGTLMLNVDLNVVPNALTVPTDKIASKGIKSVRSRVTNLRPFLAPEYQNISVPEFRDKLLTELFKVDSLAEIADKEYKVSPEQQKAIDKIYEDYYANWDWVYGKSPEFSVKRRQHFDMGTIDARLLVTDGHIQNIKFFGDFFGSGNVQDIEKALTGVRYDHDELTKKLADIDLNRYFTGIPREAIIDLIAE, encoded by the coding sequence ATGTATTATGTCTCAATGAAAGATCATGAAATCGGTCGTAATCTTGCGACTGAACAGTACTTAATGAATAATGTTGAGTTTGATGAACCATTGGTTTTGTTTTATTATGAAGAACCATGTATCATCGTCGGACGTAATCAAAATACATTGGAAGAAATCAATGCTGATTATGTTCGGGAACATAACATTACTGTGACGCGCCGGTTATCCGGGGGCGGGGCAGTTTATCAAGATTTAGGTAACTTATGCTTTAGCTTTGTCGTAGACAGTGATAGTCAAGAATTTGGTGATTTTAAAACATTCACGCAACCAATTATTGACGTGTTACATGATATGGGCGCAACGACTGCAACAGTTAGTGGTCGTAATGACTTATTGGTTGATGGCAAGAAGTTCTCTGGCAATGCGATGTACTCTCGCAATGGTAAGACGTTCTCACATGGCACGCTGATGCTAAATGTAGATTTAAACGTCGTTCCTAATGCCTTGACGGTCCCAACCGATAAGATTGCTTCAAAGGGGATTAAGTCGGTTCGGAGTCGGGTGACTAACTTACGCCCATTCTTAGCGCCTGAGTATCAAAATATTTCAGTACCAGAATTCCGGGATAAATTGTTAACTGAACTATTTAAAGTAGATTCTTTGGCTGAAATTGCGGATAAAGAATATAAAGTTTCACCAGAACAGCAAAAAGCCATTGATAAAATTTATGAAGACTATTATGCTAATTGGGATTGGGTTTATGGCAAATCACCTGAATTCTCGGTTAAGCGGCGTCAACATTTCGATATGGGGACCATTGATGCGAGACTATTGGTAACTGATGGTCATATTCAAAATATCAAATTCTTCGGTGATTTCTTCGGTAGTGGCAATGTGCAAGATATTGAAAAAGCCTTAACGGGCGTGCGTTATGATCATGATGAATTAACGAAAAAGTTAGCTGATATTGACTTGAATCGTTACTTCACTGGGATTCCGCGGGAAGCTATTATTGATTTAATCGCCGAATAA
- a CDS encoding SH3 domain-containing protein, which translates to MKIGMTKIIASLMLSTALLPVAVSKAASTGDKATNDTDTTAVATNQAVNGQNNYVQSGKAPAVTSQAATSTVAVSASATSSSQASSSQVDDASAANTTSTATAARSVTSQTIASSAASTSTPVSVASQAPIVSSAAVSQATVTTTSAATAVTSATSGVQNSAVTGEATEKAAPVADQALSAVDEKLAITSQESIKQPASATSIVDQMVTSAAPVQVKSVANSAAMAIEPEDITIGSAADEAVAPTMNDYQQTFFNQIKAGALEGWRKYGVLPSITAAQAIIESNWGRSALSTQGNNLFGIKGAYQGQSIYFETNEWVNGQYVTVRAAFRQYPNWSASVEDHGAFLVDNSRYHNLLGVTDYQTVARLLQSDGYATDPNYATALINTINSYQLQNWDQEVIGTTPEKPAENNTTGTYKFTKTVDIHTAASMQSAVVGTYDAGESVHYNGKVVADGYTWLRYQSYSGTTHYIAISGDDSVTVTPATGTFKFTTTTNIRDGASRSAKIVGTYDAGESVHYNGTIEAEGITWLRYQSYSGATHYVAIGDDVADAAPSVESATGAYRFTADTAIKSAPRATATTVGTYRTGETVYYNGKVTIAGQTWLRYRSYSGADHYVAINGNLNDSKPVVTATSGTYRFQATTAIKEAPAANATTVGTYYAGDTVRYNAKVTVNGQTWLRYQSYSGATHYVALDGNQNNLTTTTAKTGSFTFTTTTNIRTAPSTRASIAGEYYPGDRVYYSGTVVADGYTWLKYLSRSGATHYVAVVH; encoded by the coding sequence TTGAAAATCGGAATGACAAAAATCATTGCATCATTAATGTTGAGTACCGCTTTATTACCAGTGGCAGTTAGTAAAGCGGCATCAACCGGCGATAAGGCAACTAACGATACTGATACGACTGCGGTTGCTACTAATCAAGCCGTCAATGGTCAAAACAATTATGTACAGTCCGGAAAAGCGCCAGCTGTGACTAGCCAAGCGGCCACGTCAACTGTTGCAGTTAGTGCGAGTGCCACTAGTAGTAGCCAAGCAAGTAGTAGTCAGGTTGACGACGCCAGTGCTGCTAATACGACTAGTACGGCCACCGCAGCTCGTTCAGTGACCAGCCAGACAATTGCTAGCTCGGCTGCGTCTACGAGCACCCCAGTTTCGGTTGCAAGTCAGGCGCCAATCGTCAGTTCAGCTGCTGTTAGTCAAGCAACGGTGACCACGACATCAGCGGCAACTGCCGTAACTAGTGCGACCAGTGGTGTGCAAAATTCAGCCGTGACTGGTGAAGCAACGGAAAAAGCTGCGCCAGTTGCTGATCAAGCTTTGTCAGCTGTTGATGAAAAACTGGCAATTACTAGTCAGGAGTCAATCAAACAACCAGCGTCTGCAACCAGCATAGTGGATCAAATGGTGACTAGTGCGGCGCCAGTTCAAGTCAAATCAGTTGCTAACTCGGCTGCAATGGCAATTGAACCAGAAGATATAACGATTGGCAGTGCTGCGGATGAAGCCGTGGCGCCAACCATGAATGATTATCAACAGACGTTCTTTAATCAGATTAAAGCCGGCGCCTTAGAAGGCTGGCGTAAATATGGCGTGTTACCATCTATCACAGCCGCACAAGCAATTATTGAAAGTAATTGGGGCCGTTCGGCTTTATCGACACAAGGAAATAACTTGTTTGGGATTAAAGGCGCCTATCAAGGTCAATCCATCTATTTTGAAACCAATGAATGGGTGAACGGGCAGTACGTCACCGTACGAGCAGCTTTCCGACAATATCCAAACTGGTCTGCTAGTGTGGAAGATCATGGGGCTTTTCTAGTCGATAACTCACGTTACCACAACTTGTTAGGGGTCACTGATTATCAAACGGTTGCGCGATTATTACAGAGCGATGGCTATGCGACTGATCCCAATTATGCGACGGCGTTAATTAATACCATCAATAGTTACCAGTTACAGAATTGGGACCAAGAAGTTATTGGGACGACACCCGAAAAGCCCGCTGAAAATAATACTACCGGCACTTATAAGTTCACAAAAACCGTTGATATTCATACAGCTGCTAGCATGCAGTCAGCAGTAGTTGGCACTTATGATGCCGGTGAATCCGTTCATTACAATGGTAAGGTTGTGGCGGATGGCTACACTTGGTTACGGTATCAATCGTATTCAGGGACAACACACTATATTGCGATTAGTGGGGATGACAGTGTGACAGTAACCCCCGCCACTGGGACCTTCAAGTTTACGACGACAACTAATATTCGTGATGGTGCCAGTCGTTCAGCTAAAATTGTTGGCACTTATGATGCTGGCGAATCTGTTCATTATAATGGTACGATTGAAGCCGAGGGTATTACGTGGCTACGATATCAATCGTATTCAGGGGCGACGCATTATGTTGCTATTGGGGATGATGTTGCCGATGCAGCGCCTAGTGTTGAATCCGCCACTGGAGCGTATCGTTTTACTGCTGATACGGCGATTAAAAGTGCGCCGCGTGCAACAGCAACCACGGTTGGCACCTATCGAACTGGAGAAACTGTATATTATAATGGCAAAGTGACGATTGCCGGACAGACGTGGTTACGTTACCGGTCATATTCTGGCGCGGATCATTATGTGGCAATTAATGGCAATCTGAATGACAGCAAACCAGTTGTTACGGCAACCAGTGGAACGTATCGTTTCCAGGCGACAACGGCTATTAAGGAGGCACCAGCGGCGAATGCGACCACGGTTGGCACCTATTACGCTGGTGATACCGTTCGCTATAATGCTAAAGTCACCGTTAATGGTCAAACCTGGTTACGTTACCAATCGTATTCAGGGGCGACGCATTACGTGGCGCTTGATGGAAATCAAAATAATTTAACAACGACAACTGCCAAGACGGGGAGCTTTACCTTTACAACGACAACCAATATTCGGACCGCGCCTAGTACGCGAGCTAGCATTGCTGGGGAATACTATCCCGGTGATCGGGTTTATTATAGTGGCACCGTGGTAGCGGATGGTTATACTTGGTTGAAGTATCTGAGCCGTTCAGGGGCGACCCATTATGTTGCAGTGGTGCATTAA
- a CDS encoding universal stress protein, whose amino-acid sequence MLQQYQNILVPVDGSKVTEEVLKRGIEVAKRNDTHLDILNVLEVNQFSDTYGGAVSGDVIYKLSEDVQQRLAELKQEVIDAGVKKVDVHVRFGNPKTVIAREFPADHHNELIMIGSTGLSAVERLMVGSVTTYVSRNAVCDVLIVKPVK is encoded by the coding sequence ATGTTACAACAATATCAAAATATCTTGGTACCAGTTGACGGTTCCAAAGTCACCGAAGAAGTTTTAAAACGCGGTATTGAAGTTGCCAAGCGCAACGATACTCATTTGGACATTTTAAACGTTTTGGAAGTTAACCAATTCAGTGATACGTATGGCGGCGCTGTCAGTGGCGATGTGATTTATAAGCTATCGGAAGATGTCCAACAACGCCTAGCCGAACTCAAACAAGAAGTCATTGACGCTGGGGTTAAAAAAGTTGACGTGCATGTCCGTTTCGGTAATCCGAAGACAGTCATTGCCCGAGAATTCCCTGCCGATCATCATAATGAATTAATTATGATTGGGTCAACCGGCTTGTCTGCAGTTGAACGATTAATGGTCGGTTCAGTCACGACCTACGTTAGTCGTAATGCAGTTTGTGATGTGCTAATCGTCAAACCAGTTAAATAA
- a CDS encoding DedA family protein: MTWLISFLSILMRPLNFLVTLTNQIGGWSYVVLFLVIFLESAYLAFAFLPGQSLLFLSSSIAASTHSKLNIWLLLAIFIIAATSGAMLKYRATRRLDQHSHLEKGLNSSKLDTTKALFDRHEKPSLLWGRFIPFVGLFIPVIAGTTQMDWRHFEIWNFLGVLIWVGSCCFCGYYFGDWPFVEQNFTWIMLVLIILPILGRYSYHYLKRKHHLLLSKAN; the protein is encoded by the coding sequence ATGACTTGGCTCATTTCATTTTTATCTATTCTGATGCGACCTCTAAATTTTTTAGTCACGTTAACGAATCAAATCGGCGGTTGGTCCTATGTCGTCTTGTTCCTAGTGATTTTCTTGGAATCAGCGTACCTCGCCTTTGCCTTTTTACCTGGACAATCGCTCTTATTCTTAAGTAGCTCCATCGCGGCTAGTACACACTCCAAATTAAATATTTGGCTTTTATTAGCTATTTTTATTATCGCGGCTACCAGTGGTGCCATGCTCAAGTATCGTGCGACCCGCCGCTTGGATCAGCACAGTCACTTAGAAAAAGGCTTAAATTCCAGCAAGCTTGACACCACAAAAGCCCTTTTTGATCGCCATGAGAAGCCGTCCTTGCTTTGGGGCCGCTTTATCCCCTTCGTCGGCTTATTCATCCCAGTCATTGCCGGTACAACTCAAATGGACTGGCGTCACTTTGAAATCTGGAATTTTTTAGGCGTCTTAATTTGGGTCGGTAGCTGTTGTTTTTGTGGCTATTACTTTGGTGATTGGCCATTTGTCGAACAAAATTTCACTTGGATCATGCTAGTTTTAATCATCCTACCAATCTTAGGCCGTTATAGTTATCACTATTTAAAACGCAAACACCACCTATTACTTAGTAAAGCTAACTAA
- a CDS encoding MerR family transcriptional regulator, translating into MNIKEASEQTGISAAAIRYYEKEGLIPTIDRTEVGNRDIDARIIRRIRFATQMRAAGMSIESLRHYIELFDAEEDNAKEQKALLKSQLAVMEEKRDDLQAAIDHLNYKLNHFYDHMETTEAELRELERQHQKQTTARESGLNADEPNY; encoded by the coding sequence ATGAACATAAAAGAAGCTAGTGAACAGACCGGCATTTCAGCGGCGGCAATTCGGTATTATGAAAAAGAAGGACTGATTCCAACGATTGATCGAACTGAAGTCGGTAATCGTGATATTGATGCCCGGATCATTCGGCGAATTCGGTTTGCAACACAAATGCGAGCGGCCGGTATGAGTATTGAAAGTCTCCGCCACTATATTGAATTGTTTGATGCTGAGGAAGACAATGCCAAGGAACAAAAAGCGTTACTAAAGTCTCAGCTGGCTGTCATGGAAGAAAAGCGTGATGATTTACAAGCCGCAATTGACCATTTGAATTACAAACTCAATCATTTTTATGATCACATGGAAACAACTGAGGCGGAGTTACGGGAATTAGAGCGGCAACATCAAAAGCAAACAACAGCCCGTGAATCAGGTCTGAATGCGGATGAACCGAACTATTAA